In a single window of the Melanotaenia boesemani isolate fMelBoe1 chromosome 22, fMelBoe1.pri, whole genome shotgun sequence genome:
- the cep85l gene encoding centrosomal protein of 85 kDa-like isoform X4, with amino-acid sequence MWSRSDLEDCCESQKLGGAPPGWVPGHCIRDGRRQSMVSDSGDTGIGTYCSDSVEDDSSSSTTPLSFQPLSQHHLNLDDDGIPVVLPSPSSSPGSRLRIPVSPHSTGHWNRPFHLPIPATSPGEPPSVLDMKDHQPMRRSSSFTKLSSGADKNSKRTSVGRRYNPDTQGSLDRSLLKAYRKESLGSNTDLYLPLSSSLICSSLLQHSPGSRPAYRFHHSSRSSPLETDLLFSSVHSSPIKQKSLDMNFNSLPEAKLAHAAGHGHSLPTQVDSPVGQRADRGSPIQPAVRTQMWLTEQMEYRPPLEYGADPSPINSSGSDSCCVDGLSPWQQEPGLNQMLRGGSLPVSTLVKVKEGLLRQRELEINRQKQQILQLHSRIRENELRAQQVLQSQRGLLDDPFFRNTEESAARPPCAHTSDMLYCNEELGKKLVLAELEVFHLNKFFSQVTQRYTEDIRKLEEKIKTRDRYISSLKKKCQRESDQNQEKQQRIETLEKYLSDLPTLDEVQVQSKKQEELQQKAKDLEETVSRLQKNLEEGSARIREKDFMIEVQANREKELIASVHSLQEKVQQCLDDGVRLPMQDLKRLEVENSQLLQQQDHSSRLFKHQKDEIERLTSQLMDEDVLEHCLPPAAGTSEVDRLLKEMSLCLLDLQGLCSILAQRAQGKQPNLSLLLAMKSFSVPAEETRTAAVDEALSIKLLEVNQLRRDIDDLRRNISDRYSQGVDDSCITQ; translated from the exons ATGTGGTCCAGGAGCGACTTGGAGGACTGCTGCGAATCTCAGAAATTAG GCGGTGCCCCCCCGGGCTGGGTCCCCGGGCATTGTATCCGTGATGGGCGCAGACAGAGCATGGTGTCTGACAGCGGGGACACAGGAATTGGTACTTATTGCTCAGATAGTGTGGAAG ATGACTCCAGCTCCAGTACAACACCTCTGTCCTTCCAGCCGCTGTCCCAGCATCACCTGAACCTGGACGATGATGGTATCCCCGTTGTCCTTCCATCTCCATCATCCTCGCCAGGAAGTCGTCTTAGAATCCCAGTTTCACCCCACAGCACAGGCCACTGGAACAGGCCATTCCACCTCCCCATCCCAGCCACTTCTCCTGGGGAGCCACCAAGCGTTCTGGACATGAAGGACCATCAGCCCATGCGGAGGTCGTCTTCCTTCACCAAACTGTCATCAGGAGCTGATAAGAACTCTAAGAGGACATCCGTAGGACGGAGGTACAACCCTGATACTCAAGGCTCCCTGGATAGAAGCTTACTGAAGGCATACAGAAAGGAGAGCCTGGGGTCCAACACAGATCTGTATCTACCTCTGTCCTCCTCATTGATCTGCAGCAGCCTCCTGCAGCATTCTCCAGGATCCAGACCTGCTTACCGGTTCcaccacagcagcagatcttcACCTTTGGAAACAGACCTGTTGTTTTCCTCTGTTCATTCCTCTCCCATCAAACAGAAGAGTCTGGACATGAACTTCAACAGTCtacctgaagccaaactggctCATGCAGCTGGACATGGCCACAGCTTACCCACACAGGTAGACTCACCTGTGGGTCAGAGAGCAGACAGAGGATCTCCTATCCAGCCAGCTGTTCGCACGCAGATGTGGCTGACCGAGCAGATGGAGTACAGGCCACCACTGGAGTATGGGGCTGATCCTAGTCCAATCAACAGTTCTGGTTCAGACAGCTGCTGTGTGGATGGGCTGTCACCGTGGCAACAGGAGCCAGGGCTTAACCAG atgCTGAGGGGGGGCTCACTTCCTGTCAGCACCCTGGTGAAGGTGAAGGAGGGGCTGCTGAGGCAGAGAGAGCTAGAGATCAACAG ACAGAAGCAGCAGATCTTGCAGCTGCATTCTCGTATCAGAGAGAACGAGCTCAGAGCTCAGCAGGTTCTGCAGAGCCAGAGAGGCCTTTTGGATGACCCCTTCTTCCGAAACACTGAG GAGTCAGCAGCGAGGCCAccatgtgcacacacatctgacatgttgtaCTGCAATGAGGAACTGGGAAAGAAACTAGTCCTGGCTGAACTGGAGGTTTTCCATCTGAACAAGTTCTTCAGTCAAGTCACACAGAGATACACAGAGGACATCAGAAAACTGGAGGAGAAG ATAAAGACAAGGGATCGTTACATCAGCAGTCTGAAGAAGAAGTGTCAGAGGGAGAGTgaccagaaccaagaaaaaCAGCAGCGCATAGAGACACTGGAGAAATATCTGTCTGATCTACCCACGCTGGACGAGGTGCAGGTCCAATCCAAAAAG CAGGAGGAGTTACAGCAGAAAGCCAAAGATCTGGAGGAGACCGTGTCCCGGCTACAGAAGAACCTGGAGGAAGGATCCGCTCGGATCAGAGAGAAAGACTTCATGATCGAGGTTCAGGCCAACAGAGAGAAGGAGCTGATTGCATCTGTGCACAG CCTGCAGGAAAAGGTGCAGCAGTGTCTGGATGATGGTGTGAGGCTGCCCATGCAGGACCTAAAGAGACTCGAAGTGGAAAacagtcagctgctgcagcagcaggatcACAGCAGCAGg CTGTTCAAGCATCAGAAAGACGAGATTGAGAGACTGACGTCACAGCTGATG GATGAAGATGTGTTGGAGCATTGTCTTCCTCCTGCAGCGGGAACGTCAGAGGTGGACCGGCTGTTGAAGGAgatgtctctgtgtctgctggaCCTCCAGGGTCTCTGCAGCATCCTGGCCCAGAGAGCCCAGGGGAAGCAGCCCAACCTGTCCCTGCTGCTCGCCATGAAAT CATTCAGTGTCCCAGCGGAGGAGACGAGGACGGCGGCGGTGGATGAGGCGCTGAGCATCAAGCTCCTGGAGGTCAACCAGCTGAGGAGAGACATTGATGATCTGAGGAGGAACATCTCAGACCGATACTCTCAGGGTGTGGACGACAGCTGCATCACACAATGA
- the cep85l gene encoding centrosomal protein of 85 kDa-like isoform X2 — protein MWSRSDLEDCCESQKLGGAPPGWVPGHCIRDGRRQSMVSDSGDTGIGTYCSDSVEDDSSSSTTPLSFQPLSQHHLNLDDDGIPVVLPSPSSSPGSRLRIPVSPHSTGHWNRPFHLPIPATSPGEPPSVLDMKDHQPMRRSSSFTKLSSGADKNSKRTSVGRRYNPDTQGSLDRSLLKAYRKESLGSNTDLYLPLSSSLICSSLLQHSPGSRPAYRFHHSSRSSPLETDLLFSSVHSSPIKQKSLDMNFNSLPEAKLAHAAGHGHSLPTQVDSPVGQRADRGSPIQPAVRTQMWLTEQMEYRPPLEYGADPSPINSSGSDSCCVDGLSPWQQEPGLNQMLRGGSLPVSTLVKVKEGLLRQRELEINRQKQQILQLHSRIRENELRAQQVLQSQRGLLDDPFFRNTEESAARPPCAHTSDMLYCNEELGKKLVLAELEVFHLNKFFSQVTQRYTEDIRKLEEKIKTRDRYISSLKKKCQRESDQNQEKQQRIETLEKYLSDLPTLDEVQVQSKKEELQQKAKDLEETVSRLQKNLEEGSARIREKDFMIEVQANREKELIASVHSLQEKVQQCLDDGVRLPMQDLKRLEVENSQLLQQQDHSSRLFKHQKDEIERLTSQLMVTSTRLQKKSLPHQHPRLLEEEEEEGGLIPRSGAFLQVQDEDVLEHCLPPAAGTSEVDRLLKEMSLCLLDLQGLCSILAQRAQGKQPNLSLLLAMKSFSVPAEETRTAAVDEALSIKLLEVNQLRRDIDDLRRNISDRYSQGVDDSCITQ, from the exons ATGTGGTCCAGGAGCGACTTGGAGGACTGCTGCGAATCTCAGAAATTAG GCGGTGCCCCCCCGGGCTGGGTCCCCGGGCATTGTATCCGTGATGGGCGCAGACAGAGCATGGTGTCTGACAGCGGGGACACAGGAATTGGTACTTATTGCTCAGATAGTGTGGAAG ATGACTCCAGCTCCAGTACAACACCTCTGTCCTTCCAGCCGCTGTCCCAGCATCACCTGAACCTGGACGATGATGGTATCCCCGTTGTCCTTCCATCTCCATCATCCTCGCCAGGAAGTCGTCTTAGAATCCCAGTTTCACCCCACAGCACAGGCCACTGGAACAGGCCATTCCACCTCCCCATCCCAGCCACTTCTCCTGGGGAGCCACCAAGCGTTCTGGACATGAAGGACCATCAGCCCATGCGGAGGTCGTCTTCCTTCACCAAACTGTCATCAGGAGCTGATAAGAACTCTAAGAGGACATCCGTAGGACGGAGGTACAACCCTGATACTCAAGGCTCCCTGGATAGAAGCTTACTGAAGGCATACAGAAAGGAGAGCCTGGGGTCCAACACAGATCTGTATCTACCTCTGTCCTCCTCATTGATCTGCAGCAGCCTCCTGCAGCATTCTCCAGGATCCAGACCTGCTTACCGGTTCcaccacagcagcagatcttcACCTTTGGAAACAGACCTGTTGTTTTCCTCTGTTCATTCCTCTCCCATCAAACAGAAGAGTCTGGACATGAACTTCAACAGTCtacctgaagccaaactggctCATGCAGCTGGACATGGCCACAGCTTACCCACACAGGTAGACTCACCTGTGGGTCAGAGAGCAGACAGAGGATCTCCTATCCAGCCAGCTGTTCGCACGCAGATGTGGCTGACCGAGCAGATGGAGTACAGGCCACCACTGGAGTATGGGGCTGATCCTAGTCCAATCAACAGTTCTGGTTCAGACAGCTGCTGTGTGGATGGGCTGTCACCGTGGCAACAGGAGCCAGGGCTTAACCAG atgCTGAGGGGGGGCTCACTTCCTGTCAGCACCCTGGTGAAGGTGAAGGAGGGGCTGCTGAGGCAGAGAGAGCTAGAGATCAACAG ACAGAAGCAGCAGATCTTGCAGCTGCATTCTCGTATCAGAGAGAACGAGCTCAGAGCTCAGCAGGTTCTGCAGAGCCAGAGAGGCCTTTTGGATGACCCCTTCTTCCGAAACACTGAG GAGTCAGCAGCGAGGCCAccatgtgcacacacatctgacatgttgtaCTGCAATGAGGAACTGGGAAAGAAACTAGTCCTGGCTGAACTGGAGGTTTTCCATCTGAACAAGTTCTTCAGTCAAGTCACACAGAGATACACAGAGGACATCAGAAAACTGGAGGAGAAG ATAAAGACAAGGGATCGTTACATCAGCAGTCTGAAGAAGAAGTGTCAGAGGGAGAGTgaccagaaccaagaaaaaCAGCAGCGCATAGAGACACTGGAGAAATATCTGTCTGATCTACCCACGCTGGACGAGGTGCAGGTCCAATCCAAAAAG GAGGAGTTACAGCAGAAAGCCAAAGATCTGGAGGAGACCGTGTCCCGGCTACAGAAGAACCTGGAGGAAGGATCCGCTCGGATCAGAGAGAAAGACTTCATGATCGAGGTTCAGGCCAACAGAGAGAAGGAGCTGATTGCATCTGTGCACAG CCTGCAGGAAAAGGTGCAGCAGTGTCTGGATGATGGTGTGAGGCTGCCCATGCAGGACCTAAAGAGACTCGAAGTGGAAAacagtcagctgctgcagcagcaggatcACAGCAGCAGg CTGTTCAAGCATCAGAAAGACGAGATTGAGAGACTGACGTCACAGCTGATG GTAACCAGCACCAGGCTGCAGAAGAAGAGTCTTCCTCATCAACATCCCCGTCTgctggaagaggaggaagaggagggaggttTGATCCCACGATCTGGAGCCTTCCTACAG GTTCAGGATGAAGATGTGTTGGAGCATTGTCTTCCTCCTGCAGCGGGAACGTCAGAGGTGGACCGGCTGTTGAAGGAgatgtctctgtgtctgctggaCCTCCAGGGTCTCTGCAGCATCCTGGCCCAGAGAGCCCAGGGGAAGCAGCCCAACCTGTCCCTGCTGCTCGCCATGAAAT CATTCAGTGTCCCAGCGGAGGAGACGAGGACGGCGGCGGTGGATGAGGCGCTGAGCATCAAGCTCCTGGAGGTCAACCAGCTGAGGAGAGACATTGATGATCTGAGGAGGAACATCTCAGACCGATACTCTCAGGGTGTGGACGACAGCTGCATCACACAATGA
- the cep85l gene encoding centrosomal protein of 85 kDa-like isoform X1: MWSRSDLEDCCESQKLGGAPPGWVPGHCIRDGRRQSMVSDSGDTGIGTYCSDSVEDDSSSSTTPLSFQPLSQHHLNLDDDGIPVVLPSPSSSPGSRLRIPVSPHSTGHWNRPFHLPIPATSPGEPPSVLDMKDHQPMRRSSSFTKLSSGADKNSKRTSVGRRYNPDTQGSLDRSLLKAYRKESLGSNTDLYLPLSSSLICSSLLQHSPGSRPAYRFHHSSRSSPLETDLLFSSVHSSPIKQKSLDMNFNSLPEAKLAHAAGHGHSLPTQVDSPVGQRADRGSPIQPAVRTQMWLTEQMEYRPPLEYGADPSPINSSGSDSCCVDGLSPWQQEPGLNQMLRGGSLPVSTLVKVKEGLLRQRELEINRQKQQILQLHSRIRENELRAQQVLQSQRGLLDDPFFRNTEESAARPPCAHTSDMLYCNEELGKKLVLAELEVFHLNKFFSQVTQRYTEDIRKLEEKIKTRDRYISSLKKKCQRESDQNQEKQQRIETLEKYLSDLPTLDEVQVQSKKQEELQQKAKDLEETVSRLQKNLEEGSARIREKDFMIEVQANREKELIASVHSLQEKVQQCLDDGVRLPMQDLKRLEVENSQLLQQQDHSSRLFKHQKDEIERLTSQLMVTSTRLQKKSLPHQHPRLLEEEEEEGGLIPRSGAFLQVQDEDVLEHCLPPAAGTSEVDRLLKEMSLCLLDLQGLCSILAQRAQGKQPNLSLLLAMKSFSVPAEETRTAAVDEALSIKLLEVNQLRRDIDDLRRNISDRYSQGVDDSCITQ; encoded by the exons ATGTGGTCCAGGAGCGACTTGGAGGACTGCTGCGAATCTCAGAAATTAG GCGGTGCCCCCCCGGGCTGGGTCCCCGGGCATTGTATCCGTGATGGGCGCAGACAGAGCATGGTGTCTGACAGCGGGGACACAGGAATTGGTACTTATTGCTCAGATAGTGTGGAAG ATGACTCCAGCTCCAGTACAACACCTCTGTCCTTCCAGCCGCTGTCCCAGCATCACCTGAACCTGGACGATGATGGTATCCCCGTTGTCCTTCCATCTCCATCATCCTCGCCAGGAAGTCGTCTTAGAATCCCAGTTTCACCCCACAGCACAGGCCACTGGAACAGGCCATTCCACCTCCCCATCCCAGCCACTTCTCCTGGGGAGCCACCAAGCGTTCTGGACATGAAGGACCATCAGCCCATGCGGAGGTCGTCTTCCTTCACCAAACTGTCATCAGGAGCTGATAAGAACTCTAAGAGGACATCCGTAGGACGGAGGTACAACCCTGATACTCAAGGCTCCCTGGATAGAAGCTTACTGAAGGCATACAGAAAGGAGAGCCTGGGGTCCAACACAGATCTGTATCTACCTCTGTCCTCCTCATTGATCTGCAGCAGCCTCCTGCAGCATTCTCCAGGATCCAGACCTGCTTACCGGTTCcaccacagcagcagatcttcACCTTTGGAAACAGACCTGTTGTTTTCCTCTGTTCATTCCTCTCCCATCAAACAGAAGAGTCTGGACATGAACTTCAACAGTCtacctgaagccaaactggctCATGCAGCTGGACATGGCCACAGCTTACCCACACAGGTAGACTCACCTGTGGGTCAGAGAGCAGACAGAGGATCTCCTATCCAGCCAGCTGTTCGCACGCAGATGTGGCTGACCGAGCAGATGGAGTACAGGCCACCACTGGAGTATGGGGCTGATCCTAGTCCAATCAACAGTTCTGGTTCAGACAGCTGCTGTGTGGATGGGCTGTCACCGTGGCAACAGGAGCCAGGGCTTAACCAG atgCTGAGGGGGGGCTCACTTCCTGTCAGCACCCTGGTGAAGGTGAAGGAGGGGCTGCTGAGGCAGAGAGAGCTAGAGATCAACAG ACAGAAGCAGCAGATCTTGCAGCTGCATTCTCGTATCAGAGAGAACGAGCTCAGAGCTCAGCAGGTTCTGCAGAGCCAGAGAGGCCTTTTGGATGACCCCTTCTTCCGAAACACTGAG GAGTCAGCAGCGAGGCCAccatgtgcacacacatctgacatgttgtaCTGCAATGAGGAACTGGGAAAGAAACTAGTCCTGGCTGAACTGGAGGTTTTCCATCTGAACAAGTTCTTCAGTCAAGTCACACAGAGATACACAGAGGACATCAGAAAACTGGAGGAGAAG ATAAAGACAAGGGATCGTTACATCAGCAGTCTGAAGAAGAAGTGTCAGAGGGAGAGTgaccagaaccaagaaaaaCAGCAGCGCATAGAGACACTGGAGAAATATCTGTCTGATCTACCCACGCTGGACGAGGTGCAGGTCCAATCCAAAAAG CAGGAGGAGTTACAGCAGAAAGCCAAAGATCTGGAGGAGACCGTGTCCCGGCTACAGAAGAACCTGGAGGAAGGATCCGCTCGGATCAGAGAGAAAGACTTCATGATCGAGGTTCAGGCCAACAGAGAGAAGGAGCTGATTGCATCTGTGCACAG CCTGCAGGAAAAGGTGCAGCAGTGTCTGGATGATGGTGTGAGGCTGCCCATGCAGGACCTAAAGAGACTCGAAGTGGAAAacagtcagctgctgcagcagcaggatcACAGCAGCAGg CTGTTCAAGCATCAGAAAGACGAGATTGAGAGACTGACGTCACAGCTGATG GTAACCAGCACCAGGCTGCAGAAGAAGAGTCTTCCTCATCAACATCCCCGTCTgctggaagaggaggaagaggagggaggttTGATCCCACGATCTGGAGCCTTCCTACAG GTTCAGGATGAAGATGTGTTGGAGCATTGTCTTCCTCCTGCAGCGGGAACGTCAGAGGTGGACCGGCTGTTGAAGGAgatgtctctgtgtctgctggaCCTCCAGGGTCTCTGCAGCATCCTGGCCCAGAGAGCCCAGGGGAAGCAGCCCAACCTGTCCCTGCTGCTCGCCATGAAAT CATTCAGTGTCCCAGCGGAGGAGACGAGGACGGCGGCGGTGGATGAGGCGCTGAGCATCAAGCTCCTGGAGGTCAACCAGCTGAGGAGAGACATTGATGATCTGAGGAGGAACATCTCAGACCGATACTCTCAGGGTGTGGACGACAGCTGCATCACACAATGA
- the cep85l gene encoding centrosomal protein of 85 kDa-like isoform X3, with protein sequence MWSRSDLEDCCESQKLGGAPPGWVPGHCIRDGRRQSMVSDSGDTGIGTYCSDSVEDDSSSSTTPLSFQPLSQHHLNLDDDGIPVVLPSPSSSPGSRLRIPVSPHSTGHWNRPFHLPIPATSPGEPPSVLDMKDHQPMRRSSSFTKLSSGADKNSKRTSVGRRYNPDTQGSLDRSLLKAYRKESLGSNTDLYLPLSSSLICSSLLQHSPGSRPAYRFHHSSRSSPLETDLLFSSVHSSPIKQKSLDMNFNSLPEAKLAHAAGHGHSLPTQVDSPVGQRADRGSPIQPAVRTQMWLTEQMEYRPPLEYGADPSPINSSGSDSCCVDGLSPWQQEPGLNQMLRGGSLPVSTLVKVKEGLLRQRELEINRQKQQILQLHSRIRENELRAQQVLQSQRGLLDDPFFRNTEESAARPPCAHTSDMLYCNEELGKKLVLAELEVFHLNKFFSQVTQRYTEDIRKLEEKIKTRDRYISSLKKKCQRESDQNQEKQQRIETLEKYLSDLPTLDEVQVQSKKQEELQQKAKDLEETVSRLQKNLEEGSARIREKDFMIEVQANREKELIASVHSLQEKVQQCLDDGVRLPMQDLKRLEVENSQLLQQQDHSSRLFKHQKDEIERLTSQLMVTSTRLQKKSLPHQHPRLLEEEEEEGGLIPRSGAFLQDEDVLEHCLPPAAGTSEVDRLLKEMSLCLLDLQGLCSILAQRAQGKQPNLSLLLAMKSFSVPAEETRTAAVDEALSIKLLEVNQLRRDIDDLRRNISDRYSQGVDDSCITQ encoded by the exons ATGTGGTCCAGGAGCGACTTGGAGGACTGCTGCGAATCTCAGAAATTAG GCGGTGCCCCCCCGGGCTGGGTCCCCGGGCATTGTATCCGTGATGGGCGCAGACAGAGCATGGTGTCTGACAGCGGGGACACAGGAATTGGTACTTATTGCTCAGATAGTGTGGAAG ATGACTCCAGCTCCAGTACAACACCTCTGTCCTTCCAGCCGCTGTCCCAGCATCACCTGAACCTGGACGATGATGGTATCCCCGTTGTCCTTCCATCTCCATCATCCTCGCCAGGAAGTCGTCTTAGAATCCCAGTTTCACCCCACAGCACAGGCCACTGGAACAGGCCATTCCACCTCCCCATCCCAGCCACTTCTCCTGGGGAGCCACCAAGCGTTCTGGACATGAAGGACCATCAGCCCATGCGGAGGTCGTCTTCCTTCACCAAACTGTCATCAGGAGCTGATAAGAACTCTAAGAGGACATCCGTAGGACGGAGGTACAACCCTGATACTCAAGGCTCCCTGGATAGAAGCTTACTGAAGGCATACAGAAAGGAGAGCCTGGGGTCCAACACAGATCTGTATCTACCTCTGTCCTCCTCATTGATCTGCAGCAGCCTCCTGCAGCATTCTCCAGGATCCAGACCTGCTTACCGGTTCcaccacagcagcagatcttcACCTTTGGAAACAGACCTGTTGTTTTCCTCTGTTCATTCCTCTCCCATCAAACAGAAGAGTCTGGACATGAACTTCAACAGTCtacctgaagccaaactggctCATGCAGCTGGACATGGCCACAGCTTACCCACACAGGTAGACTCACCTGTGGGTCAGAGAGCAGACAGAGGATCTCCTATCCAGCCAGCTGTTCGCACGCAGATGTGGCTGACCGAGCAGATGGAGTACAGGCCACCACTGGAGTATGGGGCTGATCCTAGTCCAATCAACAGTTCTGGTTCAGACAGCTGCTGTGTGGATGGGCTGTCACCGTGGCAACAGGAGCCAGGGCTTAACCAG atgCTGAGGGGGGGCTCACTTCCTGTCAGCACCCTGGTGAAGGTGAAGGAGGGGCTGCTGAGGCAGAGAGAGCTAGAGATCAACAG ACAGAAGCAGCAGATCTTGCAGCTGCATTCTCGTATCAGAGAGAACGAGCTCAGAGCTCAGCAGGTTCTGCAGAGCCAGAGAGGCCTTTTGGATGACCCCTTCTTCCGAAACACTGAG GAGTCAGCAGCGAGGCCAccatgtgcacacacatctgacatgttgtaCTGCAATGAGGAACTGGGAAAGAAACTAGTCCTGGCTGAACTGGAGGTTTTCCATCTGAACAAGTTCTTCAGTCAAGTCACACAGAGATACACAGAGGACATCAGAAAACTGGAGGAGAAG ATAAAGACAAGGGATCGTTACATCAGCAGTCTGAAGAAGAAGTGTCAGAGGGAGAGTgaccagaaccaagaaaaaCAGCAGCGCATAGAGACACTGGAGAAATATCTGTCTGATCTACCCACGCTGGACGAGGTGCAGGTCCAATCCAAAAAG CAGGAGGAGTTACAGCAGAAAGCCAAAGATCTGGAGGAGACCGTGTCCCGGCTACAGAAGAACCTGGAGGAAGGATCCGCTCGGATCAGAGAGAAAGACTTCATGATCGAGGTTCAGGCCAACAGAGAGAAGGAGCTGATTGCATCTGTGCACAG CCTGCAGGAAAAGGTGCAGCAGTGTCTGGATGATGGTGTGAGGCTGCCCATGCAGGACCTAAAGAGACTCGAAGTGGAAAacagtcagctgctgcagcagcaggatcACAGCAGCAGg CTGTTCAAGCATCAGAAAGACGAGATTGAGAGACTGACGTCACAGCTGATG GTAACCAGCACCAGGCTGCAGAAGAAGAGTCTTCCTCATCAACATCCCCGTCTgctggaagaggaggaagaggagggaggttTGATCCCACGATCTGGAGCCTTCCTACAG GATGAAGATGTGTTGGAGCATTGTCTTCCTCCTGCAGCGGGAACGTCAGAGGTGGACCGGCTGTTGAAGGAgatgtctctgtgtctgctggaCCTCCAGGGTCTCTGCAGCATCCTGGCCCAGAGAGCCCAGGGGAAGCAGCCCAACCTGTCCCTGCTGCTCGCCATGAAAT CATTCAGTGTCCCAGCGGAGGAGACGAGGACGGCGGCGGTGGATGAGGCGCTGAGCATCAAGCTCCTGGAGGTCAACCAGCTGAGGAGAGACATTGATGATCTGAGGAGGAACATCTCAGACCGATACTCTCAGGGTGTGGACGACAGCTGCATCACACAATGA